The nucleotide sequence GTAGGGTCCATAGACCGTGTTTTTCACTTTCCTTGATCAAAGACTGCATCAATCGAGAACCTACCCCTTTTCCTCGGGCGTCCTTTGCAATATAGATGCTGACTTCGGCCACACCTCGGTATACCGCCCTTTTCGATACGGGCGACAGGGCCGCCCAGCCCATGCATTTATCCCCTGAATAAGCAATGAGCCTGCAGCTTTCAAGATGGTTGGCATTCCATGCTTCATAAGAGGGGAGTTGATATTCAAAAGTGGCGTGGCCCGTGGCCATGCCATCGGCATATATTTCGGATACCGAGGCCCAGTCTTTCTTACACATGGGTTTTAATTCTATTGCGGACATCTATTAAAAATTAACCCTCGGTTCATTATAGGCTTTTAAACCAGTCTTGAAAGTATTCGCCCACGACCGCTGTTGGGGCCATTTTATTGTTGGCCGCATTGATCAGGCTCATCACGATCAATACCAAACCGATTACTGCAGCGAAACAGCCTATGATGGGAATAAAGGCTAAAAGAATGGTAAGTAGCCAGATGCCCAAGGTCTGCCGGATATAGAAACTTCCGAACTCTGTTTTGTTCTGTGAGTTCATAATCAGCGCCGCGATCCATCCGATTATGGTAATATGGGCGATGATGGCTACAATCTTTCCGCTTTCGGGCTGGTTTGGGTCAAAAGTTTCCTTGACTTCTTCCTTAAATTCATTGGCGGCTTTTTTTGCTTCCTCTGCAAAATCTTTTCCGAAATCTTTTTTTTCTTCTGACATGGTTATAGTTTTTTTTGAGCAGTTTGTTTCTATAAAATTACGCGATAATGAACTTATAAAAAAGCCTGTTTAATGGTTTTCCTAGCTTTGTTTAGGGGTGCTTTTCTTGTCGGTAAATATGTTTTTTTGCCTCGTTAAGAAAACCTCCGGTTGGGGTCGGGCTTACTTATTTTTGGGCCTTAGGGTGTTCTCGTACAGTGCGATCCAATCGTCAACGGACATCTTTTTACAAAGTTCGGCAATGAGGTCGTAAGGTATGTCGTTCATCGATTTAAAACGGATGCAGCTTTTTCCCATGTCCAATTTCCGTTTACAGTGTTTAGGGTATTCGGAAATAAACCAACTGTATAGTTTGTGGTCGGCATAAATGGCCAAATGGTACAGTGCAATAAAGTTCTTTTGTGAGGCCAGGTTTATAAAGGGAAGTGGAAGTTCAGGATTGCAATGATAGCCATTTGGATAAGCGGAATGGGGAACCACATAGCCAAGCATGCCGTAGCTCATTTGTTCTTCGAAGCCTTTGGGCAGGTGGTCCAAAACGGTCTTTCGAAGTCGGGAAAGGGCTTCTTTACGGTCTTCCGGTAGTTGGGCGATATATGCTTCCGGCGTATCGGCCTTGTGTTTCATCATTAAAGGTGTTGGTCTACTAGAATAGGGTTGCCGTCAGGGTCTTTGAGCATAAAACTTGCCGGGCCGGTACTTTGCTCATCGGCTTCGGTATCTAGTGTGATGCCTTGGGCCTTGAGTTGTTTTTGCAGGTCCCGAATGTCGGTAAAGGAGTCAAGCTTTTCCGCATTGCTATTCCAGCCGGGATTAAAGGTGAGGATGTTCTTGTCGAACATACCTTGAAAAAGGCCCACCGTAGCGTCACCATTTTTCATGATCAACCAGTTTTGGGAAGCATCTCCGCCGAAAACGGAGAAGCCCAAGGTTTCATAAAATTGTTTTGACACCTGAATGTCCTTGACATTCAGGCTTACCGAAAAGTTACCTAAGTGCATCGTTTTTTGATTTTATGATGAATAAACTCAACGTTTCACAATCCGATGGGGGTACTTTACAGCGTGGATTATAGTCTTCTAAGTTAGCAAAATTTTGCCTTAATCTTGTCGACTACCGTTTGGGCCAGTTTTTCGAGACTTTCTACCGTCCATCCAGCTACGTGGGGTGTCAGTACGACATTGTCGGCTTGGATCAGGTATTGGAAGGCCTCGGGCATTCCGCTAAGGTCTGCGGGGCTATTGTCGTCATTCGTGGTTCCGAACATGTTCTCGAAGGAAGCCTTTTCGTATTCAAGGACGTCTAGACCCGCACCTAGCACTTTACCCGACTTAAGGGCAGAAACCAAATCTTCGCTTACGACCGCCTTGCCCCTTGCCGTATTCAACAACCAAAACGGGTTGTGGAATTTTTCTATAAACTCACTGTTGATCATGCCGATGGTAAGCTCGGTCTGGGGTACGTGCAAGCTCAATACATCGGTACGTTGGTGTAATTCCATGATTCCGACTTGACGGGCATTTTCGTCGCCTACGCCGCCTTGAAGGTCGTAACAGATGACTTCTACGTCAAAGCCACGGAGCTTTTTGGCAAAGGCCTTGCCCATATTGCCATATCCGACAATACCAACCGTCTTGCCGTCTAATTCTATACCGCGGTTGCCCTCACGGTCCCATTTGCCTGAACGCACTTCTTTATCGGCTTTTTGGAGTTTGTTGAATAGGGAAAGTAACATGCCCAAGGTATGTTCCCCAACGGCATTACGGTTGCCTTCCGGCGCCGCGGCCAAAAATATATCGTTGGCTTCGGCATGGCGTACGTCAATATTTTCTAGACCGGCACCCAGCCTACCTATAAATTTGAGCTTACGGGCCTTGTTTAGAAACCCACTGTCAATGCTAAATCGACTGCGGATAATAAGTCCGTCGTACTCATGTATTTTACTTTCGATTTCCGCTTTGGAGGAAGTGTAGTCTTCGTCATTTTGAAAACCAAGTTCGTTAAACTGTTCTATCAGTAAGGGGTGGTTTACATCTACATGTAAAATTTTCATTTTTTCAGCCATAGTTGTATGGGCGTTGCGCCTTTTTATAAGTGTTCGTATAAGCTATATCCCCACCGTATGAAGAAAGCCTATGTGTTCGGTTTACCTAAGATGGTTTTGTCTTGATTCGAATGGAGAGGAGAGATGTGTCCTATATTCCATTGAATAGCCTACGAAGGTACTAAAATAGATGATTTGCCTTAGATGCCCAACACCATTTTTGCTATGGAAAAGTAGATAAGGATACCGAATATGTCGTTGCTGGTGGTAATAAACGGTCCGGTTGCTATTGCAGGGTCGATGCCGCGTTTGTGCAGGAATAAGGGGATAAAGGTGCCTATAAAGCCCGCAACTAGGATGACCGCTACCAAAGATAGGCAAATAGACAGGGAGGTAAGGAAGTCGCCCTTCCATAGCCAAGTAAAAAGTAGTAAGATCAAAGCTAGGATGGTACCGTTTAGAAGGGCCAATAGCATTTCTTTTATCAAACGGTTTCCTACACTGCCCTTTAAGTCGTCGTTGGCAAGACCCTGAACCACGATTGCACTCGATTGTACTCCTACGTTGCCCGCCATTGCGGCAATTAAAGGGGTAAAGAAGAACAGCACCGCGTGTTTGCTGATCAGTTCCTCAAATCCGCCCATGATACCTGCGGCCCCAATACCACCGACAAGTCCCAAAAATAGCCAAGGAAGCCGTGCGCGGGTGAGTACCCAAATACTATCATCGGCTTCTACGTCTTGTGAGATACCCGCCGCCATTTGATAATCTTTGTCGGCCTCTTCACGGATAACATCTACAATATCATCAATGGTAATACGGCCTACCAAACGTCCGATTTCGTCAACTACGGGAATGGCCTCCAAATCGTATTTAGACATGATCTTGGCTACTTCTTCGGGTTTTTGGTTGACGTTTACCGAATCGACTTTTGGGATGTACACCTCGCTGATATGGGTTCTGGTGGAGGTGGTCAGTAAATCTTTTAATGAAAGGCGGCCTTTGAGTTTATCTTCATCATCTACTACGTAAATGGAGTGGACCCTAGTGACGTTCTCGGCCTGTGCGCGCATTTCTTTTACGCACTTGAGAACATCCCAACTTTCCCTGACCTTTACGAGCTCTTTGGCCATTAGACCCCCTGCGGAATTCTCATCATAGCGCAAAAGGTCTACGATGTCTTTGGCGTGCTCTCGGTCTTCAATTTCGGAAATGACCTCTTGGATAATTTCGTTCGGAAGCTCCCCGATAATATCGGCGGCATCATCGGTGTCGAGTTCATCGAGCTCTTCGGCAATTTCCTTGGCCGAAAGGTTGTTCAGGATATATTCTCGAACATCTTCGTCAAGTTCCGTCAGAACATCGGAGGTCTTATCGCTTTCAAGAAGCTTGATCAGGTAGGTAGCTTCGTCTTCGTTTAACTCATTGATGATTTCCGCGATATCGGCGTAATGTATATCTTCCATCAGGTTTACCAATTCGGTATCCCTTCGGGATTCTATAAGCTGCTCGATCTCAGCTAGGAGTTCATCTGTGAGTTTAAACGGTGTCATTTTATGCTATCATAGAAAACGGTAAAGAAGAAACTGCCGCAAAGCTAAAGAAAAACGACTAAAGCGTTGCGCTCTTTACGATTTCTTAGCACGCTTTATCAATAAAAATTCCGTTTTAGTGCAGGGCAATGCCAATATCTCTTCTTGAAAGTGATAGCCGAAGCAATCGCTATGCCATATCAGCGGCTATTTTCTTGGTCAATGCGATAAAATCGTTTACGCTAAGCTGTTCAGGGCGTTGGTCAAAGAGGGTGTCGCCCTTGAGTTCGGGAGATAGGTCGAAAGTCTTTAGGCTGTTGCGAATGGTCTTTCTGCGTTGGTTAAAAGCGGCTTTCACTACCCTGAAGAACAATTTTTCGTCGCAGTCAAGGGTAAAGTCCTTTTTGCGGACCAAGCGGAGTACGCCCGACTGCACTTTTGGAGGAGGGTCAAATACTTGGGGAGGTACCGCAAACAAATATTCGGCATCGTAATAGGCCTGTACCAATACCGATAGAATGCCATAGGTTTTATTGCCTTCCCCTTCGCAAATACGTTGGGCCACTTCTTTTTGGAACATACCTGAAAACTCGGGTACCTGTTCCTTTAGTTCCAGCATCTTGAAAACGATTTGGGTAGATATGTTGTAGGGGAAGTTTCCTGTTATGGCAAAGGGCTCATTGCCGAATACATCCGATAGGTCGTATTTTAGGAAGTCGGCCTCAACTACTTGTAAAGAGCCTTTTCCGGCCATGGCTTTAGGGTGTTCCAAGGGAAAACTGTGGTTAAGGTAGACGATGGAATCGGCATCGAGGTCCATGGCAACAAGGTTCATATCGCGCAAGAGCAAATGTTTGGTGAGCACGCCCGTACCCGGACCTATTTCCACTACATTTCTATAGCCTTCCAGGGAAAGGGTGTCCGCAATTTTTTTGGCAATCTCCTCATCCTTTAAAAAGTGCTGGCCTAAATGCTTCTTCGCCTTTACGGGACTATCTTCTTTCCAAGACTTTGTGGAGTGTTGTTCGTAACGTTTCTTCTTTTTTTTGCCCATATTTTTCTTTTAAGCCCTTATATAAACCCAAGCCGTCTTGCCCGATTTTAAACCGACTTTCTTTTTCTTGTATGCGGCGCCTTCGTATTGGTCCGCCTTTGTCAATTCGTTTTGTTCTAATTCGTAAACCACGCCTTCAATACGGTCTTCCGTACTGTTTGTTTCTTCGGCAACCAGGTATCTGCCCATTATTTTTTCTGGGGAAATACGAAAACCGTTCAGCACATCGGGACTTCCCTCCAGGCTGCGCCCGAAAACCTGTTGTTGTATATACGGGTCTTGAAGGGTTCCGTAAGTAAAGAGGTGTGGCATTTTTACTGGAGCTGAATCGTTAGTGTTCACTTACGATTTCCATCTCGGTCCTGAACGAAACGAATTTGTTCGGAAACCGTTTATGGGCATCTTCACGCAATCTGGGTGCGTCTTCCGCATAATAGCTTTCCAGTACTTCCTTGCTCAAGGTGGTGAACTGAACCGAGTAGCTGATACCTCCCATTTCTTCTTCTACCAATATCTTGCTCATCTTGGCGTTCAAGAATTTGCCGGTGGCCAATACATCGGGTATGTGCACTTCACGCATCCATATAAGCCATTCGTCATGCACCGACTCTTCTATATTGGTTGTTACATTGTATATGTACATAGTGTTGTTTTAGTCTTTTAGCAAATCTAATGCCTTTTCCAATACCTCGTCCCTTCCTTCTTGAATACCTGCGATAGTAGGTTTTACTTCTACATCAATTTTTACGCCAACTCTCTGGGTTTTTGTTCCATCAGGATAAAAAATACCTGTCCCGGAAATTCCTGTTTTGAAACCGCCTACGAATCCAATTGGGCTAACATTTCCATCGGCAGCACAGGTTTGGCTGCCAATTGTCATTACATTGTCGTATGTCTGAAAAGCCATGGTGGTAAACTCGGCACGGCTGATTGTCTGTGAGTTGACCAACAGAATAATTTTGCCCTTATAGTGTTCCTTAGTTTTATTGGAGCCTCCGCATTTTAGTGTTTTTGTCCACTTAAACCTACCTGGGTAACCCAAATCTGGAACTACAATTTTCACAAATTCTTTTGGACTGCTGTTCAGGTAATTTGCTATTAGGTACATAGTGCCTTTAGGATAATTTCGGATATCAAAAATGATAGCTTTTTTGTCTATTAAACTATCCATCATTTGCGAGACGTCCTCTTGGGTAACTTCTCCCATATTTACGTAACCAATAGTATTGTTGAGTATTTTATATTTTTTCTTTGTGGGTTGCTCGTAATTAAAGTCTTTAAACGGGTACCTTCCTATTTTTTTGGTAATGGGTTTTCCATTCCTTAGTAATTCTACCGTGACCGAATCTGTACTGCCATTAAAAATTTTGTTCCGGGCAAAAGCAAGCTTAGCGGCATGGTTGGAGCCTTGTATATAGTTTTTTCTTTCTTCAAAAACATCAATAACGTTCTGTCCGTTCACTTTGCTAATGACATCTCCAATTTTTAAATCGTTTAGTCGGGCCAATGAATCGTTAAAAGGTCTTACGATTACAGCTTTATTGTCGATTATCCTGTGGGTCACGGGAATGTAATTATTCCCAAAATATTCATTTAGTGTGTCTGTACTTAAACCCGCGTGGCTATCATCAATATGTACCACTAGTTCTAGCATAGCCAAATGGTAATCCAATTCAGATTCGGGGTGAAGAAACTTAGGCAGTATTTGTGTTAATACATCGTTCCAAGGGGTGTCCATTTGATACTTGTATGGAAAAAAATACGCAACCGTATTCCAATATCTGAATAAGGCTAGTAGCCTTAAGTTCTTATCTTTCCATAGGAAGTTTGGGTATTCAGGTTCATTTTGGATAATGATATTTTGTGCCTTTGTTGTCTTTTTAGCTGTGGTCACGTAGTATTGCTTGCCTTGAAACCTATTTGTTTCTATAAACCGGAGTTTATCGGAAAGCTGTTTTGAAAAGAGCTGGTTATCCTGTATCCACGATAGATCAAAGTTTTTATTGAAACGGGCCGTAGATGTGGGCGTTTGGCAAGACTTGCAGGGTTTTATTTCACCGAGTGAACCTATCCAATCTATTAATACTTGTGATAGTTCTTCCTTGGAATTGGTCTTTTCCGTTCTAGCCAGAATTGTGAATAACTGCTCGTCCCAATTGAATTTTCCTTTGGCTACATTGGGGTGGTAATATTTTAGGAAACCCCAGACTTTGCCGACCGAAGCAAGTTTTTCGGTTTCGTTCAGTGGGGTGGGTTTTGCTATCACCTGACCCGAAAAAAATAGTGTAATTAGAAAAATCAAAGTGAATCTGCCCATGCTCTATTGTTTGTGTTTGCTTTAGATAACTATCTCAGTTCACGGCATCACCTCGCAACATTCTAAAATTCTTTCGCGCTTGTGGAAAATAATAACTGTCTTGGTAGTTATAGATAATTTTCTCGTAGTGCGTTTTGGCTTTTTCGGGTTGGTTCAGTTTGTTTCTATAGAGTTCGGCGAGTTTAAAGTGCGCATCGTCAGCCAGTATACCGTTGGCGTAGAACTCGATTATTTTTAGGTAGTTGTATTCGGCCGCTTCGTAGGCTTTGGTGCGTTCTAAGAGCTCGCCTTGCTTTAAAAGGGCCTCGTCTTCAATTTTTTCGCCTTTATGGTTTTTTAAGATATCGTCAAGTTCGGTGATGGCCTCTTTTGTTTTGTTCTGATAGGCGAGCAGGTCGGCCCGGGCGTATTTTTTTAGGGCGGTCTGTGTAGAGTCTTCCAGTGAATTGTCTGAAATCAATAGGCTCAATTGCATGGCGTCGTTGGCAATAAGTTGTGAAGTGGAACTCCTCAATACTTTTAACTGGGTAAGGGCCCAATCAAAATCGCCCTTGTAAAAACTGGTCTGTGCCACTTTGTAACGTGCATTTTGCCCTAAGACGTCGTTTTTAAGGTTCTTTTGTATTTGTGAAAAATAGATGAGCGCTTCGTTAAATCGCCTGTCAAAGACCAAGATGTCGCCCAGTGCGAGTTTTACGAAGGCTTTGCCCCGGTTGTTCAGCGGTAGCTCAAGACTTTGTTTTAAGACTTGTACGGCTTTTTCGGGATTCTCTTTTTTAAAGGTGAGAAAGTTGGCGTAGGCCACCTGTAACTGAAGGGTCTGTGCCTTGTATCCGTGAAGCGCTATCAGCTCGTCAAATTGCTTTTGTATCTCTTCAAGCGCTTTTTCCGAAGGGTCTAAAAGCTGGATGTCTATTAGATTGAGCTGGGCGTTGAGCTTGGTTATGGCATCGGCGCTGTTATCGGCTATATATTGAAAAATTTCTTGGGCGGTATCGGTTTCGTTGTCCTCTAGGGTAATGTTTCCGAGGGTGTTGAGACGTTGGGTATTGGCGCCTTCCATACGTTTGTAAATAGCCTTCTCTTGCCGAAAGGCACTGCCGTATTGTTTCTGTTGCACAAAGAGCCAGCTTAAAAGTTCGTTCCAAAGGATATTGGGGTTTTTCTGGGCATTCTGCAACAGTGTTTTTTTGAGAATGAGGTTGTTCTCGTTTTCGGGATCGGCAGTAATAAAATCGTCAATGCTCCGTAGTACGTTCGATTTTGAGGTTTTTCCCTCGCTGATCAGGTTTAAATACGAAACGTACATTTTTTCAATATTGCCCTGTTCCCCATAAATGCGGGCCATTTGATAATTATAATCAAGTTGGGGATTGAGTTCCATTGCCTTGTTGTAGGCCTTGAGGGCCTCGTCGAGCAAGGCGTATTTTTGAAAGCGATACCCTATGCCATAACCGTAATTGGGGTTTTGGTCTATTTGGGAGATGGCTTTTTCGTAGTATTCCTTGGCCTTTTCAGGACGGTTCTGCAGGGTGTAGTTATATCCCAATTCTATGAACAAGGTGGGGTAGACATGGGGTTCTTGAATTTTTTTTAAGAGAAATTCCTCTGCGTCCGTATATCGTTCCAGTTGCTGGTAGGTGGCTATCAGGCCTTCGGTGTAGTCTGTTCTACGCGGATTTTTCTCCACTAATTTTTCGTAGTAGATCACCGCTTTTTCAAAATCACCATCATTAAAATACTGTTTCGCCAAGAAGTCTTCTTGGGCTACAGCGGAAAATGTTATAAGAAGAATGGCGATAAAGTAGAGAGCCTTCATGTATGAAATTTAACAAATTTAAACTAGCCTGGGAAAAGAATCTGTTAAGGGGATTATAATTTGGACATATTTAAGCTTTAAAAGCAATTTACTCCATTCCGTACAATATTGAAAGCCGTTCGTACAATGTTCCTATGGTCTCTTTTTGATTTGTAATATATTTATAATCAATGTATTGATTGTTTTATTTTTAAAATTTAAAAACATGGCGGTTTTTGTAAAAAATTGTGAGCGTTACTCGGCCTTTCTATATCCGAACGGGAGTAATTCCGGAAGAATTAATTTGTATTGTGCCGATGGGAACAAGCTGTATCTTCTTTTTAAAAACGGTGCCCTGCCGGCCAATAGCTATGATGATAGTACAAAATCAGGAGTGGGTTATGAGCCTATGGACCGGTTCAGCGATTATTTGGATCTGATCAGAAACGAAAAACCGATTTGGGTTACGTTCAATACTTCGAGAAAAACCTATGTGGTCTATACTTCAGGAGAAGAAGTAGGGGAAGGGGAAATGTAAACGAAAAAAATAAAAATCGGCCAGAAGCAAATATGCCCTGGCCGATTGTAATACGCTTAGTCTATACGGTCAAATCCGCAATAAGGCACCAAAACTTCGGGAATCTGAATTCCGTCGGGAGTTTGGTAGTTTTCCAAAATTCCCGCTAAAACCCGGGGTAGGGCCAAGGAACTTCCGTTTAGGGTGTGTGCCAGTTGGCTTTTTCCGTTTTCGTCTTTATAGCGAAGCTTTAATCGGTTGGCCTGATAGGTTTCAAAATTAGATACCGAACTGATTTCCAGCCATCGGTCTTGCGCCGTCGAGAAGACTTCAAAATCATAGGTAAGGGCCGAGGTAAAACCTAGGTCACCGCCACAAAGCCTAAGGATGCGGTAAGGTAATTTGAGTTCCCTAAGTATATTTTTTACGTGTTCTACCATGCCATCCAAGGCGTGGTACGAATTGGCCGGATTTTCTACGCGGACAATTTCAACCTTGTCGAATTGGTGCAGGCGGTTCAGGCCGCGAACATGCGCTCCATAACTTCCGGCTTCCCTTCTAAAACAAGGGGTGTAGGCGGTATAGCAAATAGGAAAATCGCTTTCTGCGACTATCTCGCCACGAAAAAGGTTGGTTACCGGTACTTCCGCAGTAGGGATGAGGTATAGGTCATCTTCTCCCACGTGGTACATTTGGCCTTCCTTGTCGGGCAACTGTCCGGTTCCAAAGCCGGAAGCTTCGTTCACCAAATGCGGTACTTGCATTTCGGTATAACCGGCTTCTGTATTTTTATCGAGAAAATAGGAAATCAGGGCACGTTGTAAGCGCGCACCTTTTCCTTTGTAAACGGGAAAGCCGGCGCCGGCAATTTTTACGCCCAGTTCAAAATCGATGATATCGTATTTTTTTGCCAGTTCCCAGTGGGGAAGGGCATCGGTGTTCAAAACGGGGATTTCACCTTCTTTGAAGACCTCTTCGTTGTCTTCGTCCGTATTGCCCGAAGGTACCGATTCGTGCGGAACATTGGGTATTTGGTAAAGGGCCCTTTGCAGTTCTTCGGCAATGGTGTTGAGTTCTTCGCCCAGCTTTTTCGAATCTTCCTTTAGGGTTCCTGTCTTTTCTTTAAGGGCATTGGCTTCTTGGGCCTTGCCAGTTTTAAAGAGTATGCCTATTTCTTTGGAAAGTTTATTGCTTTCCGCCAAGGTGTTGTCCAAAGCAGTTTGTGTTGAACGTCTCTTTTCGTCCAATTCCAATACTTCATCAATCAATGGTGCGGCATCTATATTGCGCTTTTTCAATGCGTTTATGATGTCGTCTTTTTTGTCTCTAACGACCTGTAGCTGTAACATTGCTCTTAAATTTAGTCTGCAAATTTAAACTAATGATTAAAAACCAATACATTTACGGCCGTTATAATCTTATTATTTTATGGTTTTTGAACATTTTGCGCTCAACGTTACCGAAATACATAAAAGGGTAGACTGGTTTGTTGTGCATTTGGGGCTACAGGTCGTGGTGGCCCAAGAAAAATCGCCTTTTATGACCTTTTTGGCCGATACTACGGGCAGGGTCATGTTAGAGCTGTACCAAAAAGAGGAAGAGCCCCTGAGCAATTTCAAGGAGCGGCATCCGGCCACCTTTCATGTAGCCTTCGTTTCCGATAATGCCGAAGGCGATAAACTAAGGCTTGTGGCCGAAGGGGCCACGCTTGTCGAAGAGGTAAAAAGGGAAGGGCTACATTTAGTAATGCTTCGTGATCCTTGGGGCATGCCCTTGCAATTATGCCAGCGTGCTAAAAAGTTTTAGGCACTTTTTCTGCGGTAGATGAGGGTAAAATCCATTCATTATGCCAAAAATAATTCCATTTTGCACTGGCCAGATCTACCGTCTGGTCAATAAAGGCACGGTACGGTTTTCCGTTGACACTTACTTTCGAGTTAAGGGCGTATACCGCTATGTCTTTTCCTTTTTCGGCATATTCCTTTTTTAACCTTTGGGCGAATTGCCAGATAAAATCGGGGTAGCCTCCAATTCTTCTTTGTTGTTTTTTTGTAAGGTAATCTTTTGTGTTGATGGTCGTTTTTTCTCCGTTTTCCTTGTCCACTACCTGAAATTTGATGCTTCCGGAACGACTTCTTAGCATCATGCGCCAACTGAGTCTATGGCCTTCTTCGGTCCATAGTACATCGTCTTTTATAAAGTGATGCCTGATAGGAAGCGCCAATTGTACCACGAAATATAGGCCTCCCAAGATATAGACCGTGTTTCTGAAAGAAGGCACTTCGATTTTTTGCAAGAGGTAGGGAGGCTTCTTCTTGAAAAAAATACGGCGTATGGTCTCAGGTTCGAAAAAGAATACGGTAAATGCCAGCGATAAATAGGGGAATATACCGATTTGAAAGACTATGGAGTTGAACAGATGGAAAAATACGGAGGCGATAAACGCTATTTTTCGTGTAGGCTTCCATAGAAGGGCCGGTACGACCAGTAAGTCGAAAAGAATACCGTAAACGCCCATAATCTTGTGAATGAAGGGCTCTTGCAAAAGCTCTCCTATAATCGGGTAACTGGCTTTGTTGAGCATCAGGATACGGATAATCCCGAAATCTAACCAATCCCCGTAGAGCTTGGCAATCGAAGCATAGGTGTATACGATAAGCAATTGAAGGACGATGGCCCATTTAACATAGGCGAACATGCTGTCACTTTTTAATCCCCGATTGCTCCGTAGGTCGAAAGAGTGGCTTCGGTGTGCCGGAAGAAAGCACATGATGAATGAAATGAGTATTAGTAGGTAATAGTGGTTGTTGTACGATGTTTTTTGCATGAGGTAGACGCCGGTCCATAGCAGGGTGAAAGAGATGATGCTAAAACGGTATTTGTAGCCGAGGGCCACCATAACGCCCAGGGTACCCATGATAAAAAAATAAACATACATGCCGTAACCGGGTAGGGGCTGTAGCCAGTCGAAGCCGATAAAGTTGAAAGTGAATTGGGGTTCGACCAAGGTTCGTTTGATCCAGCCTGTAAGTATGGCACCGTAACATTCTAAGGAAATGAGTATTCCGAAAAATATACGGAAAATGATCAAGGGGGAATTATCGATTTTCGAAAAAAGAAAACGATTCAACATTTATTTAGGGATTAACGAAAACGATGTCTGTTTGTCTTTTTCCAGCTGACGCTTTAAGGCTTCGACCGATTCAAATTTGTGTTCATCACGTATGCGGTGTAAGATGTCGATCTGTAATTCTTGCCCGTAGAGATCTTGGTCAAAATCGAAAAAGTTGATTTCAATGGTCTTTTCCTTTCCTTCTACGGTAGGGTTGTACCCAATGTTCATCATACCGAAGACGGTTTTGCCCATCAAGTTGCTTTGTACTACATACACCCCGTTTTTGGGTACCAGCTTGTACGTTTCGGGAATATGGAGGTTTGCCGTAGGAAAGCCGATCTGCCTGCCTAGGCCCTTTCCTTTTTGGATGCTGCCCGTAAGCATATAGTTGTAGCCTAAATAAGTGTTTGCCGTGGCAATGTCCCCTGCTTCGAGTGCCTTTCTGATTTTGGTGGAGCTTACCGATACGGCGTCTATTTCTTGGGCCGAAATTTCCTCTACCTCAAAATTGAAGGTAGAGCCGAACGCCCGTAGGTCGGTGATGTTCGCGTTGCGGTTCCTGCCGAAACGATGGTCGTAACCAATGATGATTTTCTTGGTGTGCAATTGATTGACCAGATTGTCCCTGACGAATTCAGTGGCCGATAGCCGAGAAAATTCTTGGGTGAACGGATGGATGATAAGTAAGTCTAGGCCTAAAGCTTCAAGGATTTTTGTTTTTTCGGCTATAGTGTTGAGTAACTTGATGTTGGTATCTTTTTGTAAGACCATCCGCGGATGCGGAAAAAAGGT is from Zobellia galactanivorans and encodes:
- a CDS encoding S41 family peptidase yields the protein MGRFTLIFLITLFFSGQVIAKPTPLNETEKLASVGKVWGFLKYYHPNVAKGKFNWDEQLFTILARTEKTNSKEELSQVLIDWIGSLGEIKPCKSCQTPTSTARFNKNFDLSWIQDNQLFSKQLSDKLRFIETNRFQGKQYYVTTAKKTTKAQNIIIQNEPEYPNFLWKDKNLRLLALFRYWNTVAYFFPYKYQMDTPWNDVLTQILPKFLHPESELDYHLAMLELVVHIDDSHAGLSTDTLNEYFGNNYIPVTHRIIDNKAVIVRPFNDSLARLNDLKIGDVISKVNGQNVIDVFEERKNYIQGSNHAAKLAFARNKIFNGSTDSVTVELLRNGKPITKKIGRYPFKDFNYEQPTKKKYKILNNTIGYVNMGEVTQEDVSQMMDSLIDKKAIIFDIRNYPKGTMYLIANYLNSSPKEFVKIVVPDLGYPGRFKWTKTLKCGGSNKTKEHYKGKIILLVNSQTISRAEFTTMAFQTYDNVMTIGSQTCAADGNVSPIGFVGGFKTGISGTGIFYPDGTKTQRVGVKIDVEVKPTIAGIQEGRDEVLEKALDLLKD
- a CDS encoding tetratricopeptide repeat protein; protein product: MKALYFIAILLITFSAVAQEDFLAKQYFNDGDFEKAVIYYEKLVEKNPRRTDYTEGLIATYQQLERYTDAEEFLLKKIQEPHVYPTLFIELGYNYTLQNRPEKAKEYYEKAISQIDQNPNYGYGIGYRFQKYALLDEALKAYNKAMELNPQLDYNYQMARIYGEQGNIEKMYVSYLNLISEGKTSKSNVLRSIDDFITADPENENNLILKKTLLQNAQKNPNILWNELLSWLFVQQKQYGSAFRQEKAIYKRMEGANTQRLNTLGNITLEDNETDTAQEIFQYIADNSADAITKLNAQLNLIDIQLLDPSEKALEEIQKQFDELIALHGYKAQTLQLQVAYANFLTFKKENPEKAVQVLKQSLELPLNNRGKAFVKLALGDILVFDRRFNEALIYFSQIQKNLKNDVLGQNARYKVAQTSFYKGDFDWALTQLKVLRSSTSQLIANDAMQLSLLISDNSLEDSTQTALKKYARADLLAYQNKTKEAITELDDILKNHKGEKIEDEALLKQGELLERTKAYEAAEYNYLKIIEFYANGILADDAHFKLAELYRNKLNQPEKAKTHYEKIIYNYQDSYYFPQARKNFRMLRGDAVN
- the serS gene encoding serine--tRNA ligase; the encoded protein is MLQLQVVRDKKDDIINALKKRNIDAAPLIDEVLELDEKRRSTQTALDNTLAESNKLSKEIGILFKTGKAQEANALKEKTGTLKEDSKKLGEELNTIAEELQRALYQIPNVPHESVPSGNTDEDNEEVFKEGEIPVLNTDALPHWELAKKYDIIDFELGVKIAGAGFPVYKGKGARLQRALISYFLDKNTEAGYTEMQVPHLVNEASGFGTGQLPDKEGQMYHVGEDDLYLIPTAEVPVTNLFRGEIVAESDFPICYTAYTPCFRREAGSYGAHVRGLNRLHQFDKVEIVRVENPANSYHALDGMVEHVKNILRELKLPYRILRLCGGDLGFTSALTYDFEVFSTAQDRWLEISSVSNFETYQANRLKLRYKDENGKSQLAHTLNGSSLALPRVLAGILENYQTPDGIQIPEVLVPYCGFDRID
- a CDS encoding VOC family protein, coding for MVFEHFALNVTEIHKRVDWFVVHLGLQVVVAQEKSPFMTFLADTTGRVMLELYQKEEEPLSNFKERHPATFHVAFVSDNAEGDKLRLVAEGATLVEEVKREGLHLVMLRDPWGMPLQLCQRAKKF